The genomic interval TCAACACAGTACTGCATAATAAATTTAGCTCCTTCTATCTCTCCTGCAACATTTCTCATACTAGACAATTCTACATCATTAAATTTTTTACTAAAGCAAATTTTTTCTCCTTTATAAAAAGCAACTGCTCCATATGAGAACTCACCTGTTGTTATATTATAACTTCCATCCACAAAAGCTATCACCTTATCATCACTATTAAAAGATTTTTCGTAACCATGCTCATCTGAAAAAAAATCTTTCGCATCTTGATAACCAGAAAAGCTTTTGTAAATCGCTCCCTTATAACCTGCAACCTCATTCTTACACTCATCCCAAGT from Clostridiales bacterium carries:
- a CDS encoding ribonuclease H family protein, which gives rise to MAKNKFYVVKKGRTPGIYTTWDECKNEVAGYKGAIYKSFSGYQDAKDFFSDEHGYEKSFNSDDKVIAFVDGSYNITTGEFSYGAVAFYKGEKICFSKKFNDVELSSMRNVAGEIEGAKFIMQYCVENNIRKLDIYYDYMGIEKWARGLWKTNKVGTMMYKKYYDSIKDKVKVNFIKVKAHSNNKYNDLADKLAKEAIGIA